The window aaaaatctatcttaattaatcaaacaatacaaagtaaataaaacaaaacaaaactataatattaaaacttaagagttggaacgagtttaccgaattgacgaacaacttgttgaaaattaattatcgttgaagacttgagtacttcaatgatatattcatggtCAAACCgttaggaccgtttaggcccaccgCCCATATGAGCTTGCGGTCCTGGGCCGGGCCCGATcctaaccggcccacatgccacccttaaTAAAAACTGACTGAACcgcaccgaaccgatttttaggtttcttttaataaaatcataggtttttatataaatctataatcaTACCGATAATTAGgataatttttttgttttatgaaaataaaccaaaaaattaCCAAACCGTACCGAATAGATTTAcatgccaaaaatatttttatatattaaattaaaaataataaatcattaaatttttcttgggccttggaattatgaaaacgattacaagtcaacaagtaattaaactcaaaatcctaattcccaaaTCTATTTTACTACACctattaaaactaaaattattttcagcatattcactagcacgacacaaagtattctagcgattatgagtagcaaactacaatgtattgaatatgtttctttTCATATggtttaaatttatatttttgaatatttaatcttctatagactttattcttgagttttagcttgcttAATACCTTTTCACTCttgtaatttatattttctttgtctttgcttagtttctttttcttaattcatcaacctttaaatagtaaaaatatctagagagttttgctaagtcctataaaagtacgtatATTATTGCATTCTgcttctactagtgacttttgcatgacattttaaaaaataccgaaaattaaccgaaccgtacctataccgaagagaaaccgacatgattggtaCGGTTTTTAAGAGTCAAATTtcggttatacataatagaataaccaaaaaattagtatggtacaaattttacaCAAAAACCGACCGAAccaaaccattgacacccctaccaAGTACCCGAGGTGGAGCTAGAATACTAGTTATGGCTGGTACAAATAttgcatttattttaaaattttattaaatatatataaattattaatttagaacccaatatAACTTAAAACAATTAGAATTTATAGTGCAacaataactaccaaaaataagttTGACAAACAAATATTAAAGATGCATCTGAACTGATTTAAGAACAAAGAATGTCATTAACACTCACATGCATCCACTGAGCTGCTAAAAACTAAGGTTTTTTGGAAATCAACATGATGCTTGTGAACTCTTTTTTAACTAGTCAACCTCACAAGCTATCTGAGACAAGTTATTTGTAgttatttttaactttttttagtTACATTGCGGATAAGCGAAGAGAAAAGGgaaagaagtacatcaagaattGAACACACACCATCAAAGGATGTGATGCAGTGGATAAGACCGTTTCTCCTTTAATTAGTGGTCTAGGATTCGAGTCTTGggtatggaaaaatccttggtagggagAGCTTCCCCCATTCGAGGCCCTACACGACATGGATCCGGATATAGTCGGCCTCCAATACGGGTACCGGACACCGGATGAGaaactaaaaaaagaaagaattgaacaCGTGCATATTGTATGTGAGACTATCATTGAGAAAAAAATTCACACATTGATATTTGGATCTTATTTTCTTGAACCGAGAGTCTATCGCGAAAATGACATGTCTACATTCACAAGGTAAAGGTAAGGTCTAGGGGTGgacatcggtcggttcggttcggttataAATATTATCGGTTTAACATGTCGGTTATCAGTTTACAAATTtgataaaccgataagatatcggttatcaggtatcggttaatcggttatcgatcattatcggttcggttatcggtttacccgataagataactcaatctagatctagttaagcaaaaaagagaagacaattcactagggttaagcaaaaaagagaagaattcatATATAGTATACTAAAGACTTATGCTAGGAGTAACTAGTAAGGTCTatgaagaatgaagatgaagcaactAAAGAGTGCGGTTGAGAAAGAATATGAGAGAATGAACTGAAGCCCTAGCATttgtatatacttaagggtaaagtcgtaattttattaattcttattgGGTTATTGGTTAACCCATTAATAAAATTGGTAAATCGAGGCCCGAACCGATAACTCAATAGTGAAAATTTTTTAAACCGTTATCGAACTATTAACTCAATAACCcgataccgataacccaataaacaaTTAACGGTTCGGGTTATCGATTTTACCCGATATAATGCCCAGCCCTAATAAGGTCTGTAATATGCATACACACTAATCTCTCCCATTCCTACTTGTGAAATTGCGCTGAGTTTTTTATTGTTTATATTTGGTCTCATACACTTATGTATGTATAAGATAAAAGGTGAGTCAATTTTTCACCTTTCGGTTCTTTCATAAAGTATATATTGTATTTATGAAAGTTACATGTAGCTAGGACCAAGATTTTTGCCTAAAAGAAAGGTCAATGTTCTTTCTATTTTTACTTATCAACTTAAGATCACAAATAAAAATGGGTTTACTTGCATTTTTATTTCCTCAGTAattgataatttttttattttggttccaTGAATCATGATATATATTCGACCAAACACATACTTATGAACTTCAATTAGTCAAAATGTATATGTTTAATTCCTTTACATTAATGAGCTATATTATAGTCGGATTATTTTTATAACTGTATTAAATACGCTCAATGTGAAGTACAATTACCATAAATActtactaattaactagcaaaccAAGCTGGATAACTACATGGTTTTAATTAGCATATAATAATCAATTAAATCTAAGAGATTTTGACAAGTAAATGGATCGAGATTAAAATATACATTTTAATTAATCAAAGATTAAAAACACGCTACAaaagacaaaaattaaaaatttatctaCGTGACAAAAAGCttaattttcccaataaatagGGCTGTAGAACCTTATATGGCCAAAAAAACACAAATTAATTCAGACATATTTTCTTCCTTTGTACACAATGCTTTAATGTTCTCTCCACAAGAGATCACCatcctcctcttcctcttcttctccaaTTTGACTCGGGTTCTTCTCCACGTTGAACCCGACCTTTCCCTCGTCGACGTCCTGTTCACGACGAACGACGAGCAAAATCTCCTCTTTCCGCTATCAATATTTGTCACCATTTTATTAAATTCCACAAATTTTCAAAATGGGAGCCTTAAAACCATTCCAACTCTTGGAAATAAACATTATTTCCGCCCAAGATTTGCAACCTATATCCAAGAAAATGAAAACCTACGCCACCGTTTGGGTTCACCCTACACGGAAGCTAACCACCGCCGTTGACGTCGAAGGCGGCAACAACCCTACGTGGAACGATAAATTTGTTTTTCGGGTGGATGAAGAATTTCTCCGGCAAGACACCTCAGCTGTACAAATTGAGATTCATTGTGTCCATTGGTTTAAGGATTCTCTCGTCGGCTCCGTTCGCGTCCTCGTCGGAAATCTCATCCCTCCTCCGCCTCGGCCGCACCATAATCACCATCATCATTTTGGCATGCGCTTTGTTGCACTTCAGGTTTGGTTCATTTCATTCTTCATTTCTTGATAACATAGGAGTTTTTCTTGACATGCATACGTAAAgttgcatgcaatataatttcAATTCCATTGATATTCTCACCCGTCTTGTCTAATTTCACtttaattatataaaaaagtaCCTTTTTCCCTTCAAATTTTGGTGTTAAGAATTCTATTAGGTTTTATTGTATGTGCCGTGCATTGTTATAGGCCCATCCTTAAAAGTTTTATAATCACGAGTTAAATATCAAGGTAATATCCGTGATAATTCATGAAAGATTTCTcataccaaaaaaataataaaaaattaaggaTTTCATTGAATATCACATCTTTACAATGTTGTCTATTTAgagttttttaaaatattaattaattggtGAAAATTTGTGACTATAACTAAATGGTTCAAAAGTATTTCTTTGATAATTATGTGTAACATCACATTTAAAAGGTCAATGCATGTTTTTTGGTTTAGGTACGTCGTCCATCTGGGCGACCTCAGGGAATATTGAACATTGGTGTTGCATTACTAGATAGTACTATGAGAAGTATGCCATTGTACACTGAACTAAACAAGTCAGCTGTTGGGTATCGAGATTTGATGGAAGAAGAGCAACTTCCACAACAGAACCAAAAACCAAATGGCGATAAAAGCAACAAGGAtaacaacaacagcagtaacagtaacACTAACAACAACAAGGTGGCTACTATTAAACCAATATTGCTACGAACAAAGAGTGAACGTAGCGAACGTGTCAAGTTCGATGATATTGTTTCAAAGGCTAATAGTTCAGTAGTTGCAGTTCCCTCAAAAGTGAAGAAGGCATATGATAAAGAAAGCTCAATTCTTAGTATTTCTTTGGAACCTCCACCTCAAATGCTGGTAAAAAAGAAAGGTAAAGCAAGTTCTGTGATTAGTGGTGCAGAgttaaaggaaaaatcaaagcCCAAAGGTAAAGCAGGCTCAGTTTTAAGTGATTCAATTATGAGCAAAGAGTCATCTATTTATAATGGGCCCAAAGAAGAAAAGCCCAAACTCAAACTCATAACATTAGAGCTTGAAAACAAAGGCAAGCCCATTAATGAAAAGAAGCCTACCAATGACTCATCAACAACTAAAGTAGTTGATGAAAAATCTATTACAAAGCCCAAAGGGTTGGATGCTAGTGGTAAACAAGATGAGCCCATAACAGTAATAGGAAAGCCCATTCCAAAATATAACGGATATGAGTTTGGAGGCCCAAAAGGGTCAGGACACAATGGGAAATATGTATTTGGAGGCCCAATTAAAGGAAATACTCATCATTGGACTGACTCAGAAATTGGGCCCTCAGCATCCGAGGTCGCGGCGGCGGTAGCTGGAAAAAAATATCCATTGGAGGATCAAAAGAGCTCGGTTTTGGATGGTTGGAGTTTAGACGAGAGCACTGAAGGGCTCAGGTCTAAGCTCGAGAGGTGGCGAATGGAGTTGCCGCCAGTATATGATCGTGGGCACGCCTCGAGTAGCTACCGTTCCACCGGTCGTCACACGCATGGTTCAAGTGGATTGTTTTCTTGTTTTGGTAACATAATGGGGTATGAGTGCCAATGCATTTGTGGCAAGCCTAAAAGGAAATATAGTACAAGGTTCTATAGCCCATCGCTTGGCAGCAGATCATGGTTTTGATTTGAAAACCAGCTCAATTTTTTTAAGGCCCAATGGTAAGCCCATTTCCGTCCAAGCATCTTCGCCTATTCTCTCACTTTTCTCCTATacttgtttattatttattttcatcAATATATAATATTGCTGCTTCATTATGACAATGCATTTCAAACTTTAccctaatatttttatttaatgtatttttaaCTAAATATATATTCTTTGAGTTGAGcttgcacccccccccccccctctctttcTTTCTGCTGAAATTGTAAAATATGCCACTGGTTTGTATGattctttttattattaaatattggATTTGGTTTTTGGATCAAAGTTTTGCCAAAAAAACAAACCCATTATCTGGTGTTTCTTTCGTACTCTTTGTCCGAAAGAGTtaaattttctttggaaaatgCCTTTTTCCAAAGCAAGTTCGCCGCCAACCGTATCAGCACCATCCTAATTAGGTTTAAATTTAGCTTCTTCGTTTTTGTGATTTTAATTTAGCTTATGCTACGAAGAGTGAAGCAATTGATGTCAACTTTTTCATGTTATGTTTTAATATACTATAATAGCCAAAAAATTATCGAAACAATAGAGGCGGATTCACGATTTAAACTTTATGGGTTCAGATTCGCAATTCTACCACATCTTATCTAATTTAATGGATTCAgaatttattatttatacatatttaataatatttttggacaaaaataaagAGTATGAGCAAAAgctatgggttcagttgaacccaacTATTACACTAGATACGCCTCTGAAAACAAACGAAGTTGTTATAGAAAAGTTTGACTGTATTATTATTTAGGGACAGGGGTGAAGCTACATGCCTTAAAGGATGGTCAATTGACCACCATTTATTGAAAaattacatttagtatattagataaaatattaggttttagaggtatataacatattAAATACTCTTTGTTAGGAATTTTTCGTTACTTTTAAGTTTGAATATAcaacaaacaataacaacaacccagtgaaatctcactagtgaggtctggggaggatagtgtgtacgcagactttacctctaccccgaaggagtagagttAAGTTTGAATATCTTTGGGGAAATTTTTAACTTCGCTATTGTTTGGGAATAATATTAATTATCTTGAATAATTTAGGACATATTATGTgctatttttgtttctttccttaacTATGGATATCTAACAATTAGTGATGAATATACAACGGTTTGGTTCAACTAAACTCATTGTAAACTCATTGTCTTTCATTTAAATCgaactatatatacatataagagcatatatatatatataataaaaatatctcAATATGAATTGGCTCCAAAATCTGCATTTGCCTCTACTAATAGTGATCCTGAATGCGAGGACTAAAATAAAATACGATCTCTATAGTTGCACACAATTAACAAAGAATACGATTACTTAAATTATATTGGTAGAAAAAAGACATGATACGTGAACTATCAGTAAGTTGACGGGGCATGTCGCGTAGAGCATCGATATAGCGACAAGTGACACTATCAATTAATTAGGTGAATTAATTAAGAATGCAGGAGAGGCACAGAAGAAATATCCATAGGGTAACGTAAATAAAAGAACCGGGCCCGACATCTGTCAAGGGAGTACCATGAAAGAAATGAATGAAGGCTTCAAAGAAGGGAAGATACACGAAATAGAAGTAAATAATGAAGGGGAATTAGAGCAGTTACGAAGAATCTTTAGTTATAAATGTGCCAGTTACGATTACTTATGGTAACGGGCAATCAATACAATTAATGTCATTACTGAGCCCAAACTAAGTGTGGGAACCGTTATAATTATATGCTCCACTACAAAAAAAACAGCGTTTAGCGACGACCGCATTCCGTCGCTAAATCAATGTTTTCCATCGCTACAATTGTTTAGCGACGGATTCAAGTTTGTCCCTAAAATTCTCGTAGCTAGGCTCATAGCGATGAAAAATACCAAATCGTCGCAGAATTAGCGACGGAATATATCTGTAGCAAAGTTTTGCGAGGGAAATAACTGTCGCTATATTGCTTGTTTCTGTCGCTATTTTGACGCCTTTCGTCACTGCAATACATAATAAAATTCGCCGTTTGTTCTTTTAGCGACGAAATCGTTCGTCGCTAGACGTGTTATAGCTAATTCTCCCTGCTTTTTGCAACAAAAACCTTTTGTCGCCAATTTGTCGCAAGATTTAATTTTACGCGATAATTTTAGCTACGAAAAGTATCCGTcgctaatttatttttaatatattgctgattttttaaacttctttttagttattattttaaatatacttTGTTCAAGCATATTACATAAAAGCTATTAAATACACTTAATAAAAGTCACtgatattaatataaattaacaATATATTCAACAAGGTTCAAAATATATAGCATAATACATATAACAGTATCGTTAAGTACAAAAAATCCACAAGGACCAACAATACAGTCCAAACAAAGTAGGCTAGCTATGCGAGGCTGGAGAGTTACGATCATCATCAGAATCCAATGCATGAACCTCATCGATGTTAGCAGTAGTAGAAGATGTAGGAACTGTAGGTGCCACATCTAATGGGTGGTTGGTAAGATCAGTATTTGGCTGATGCGAGGGCAAGAAAACTAATTCACGTACCCGCTCAACGATTACAGGAACTATATGATCTGTCAGTGCAGGAATTAATCGCATCACTAACTCATCCAGATTCCCTGTCGGTGTTGATTGAGCATTTGGAGGTGTTGCTGACGATGTAGCATCAGATCCAAAAGAGCCATGAAGATCTGGCTCATAGTAGCATTGTGCTTGAGATCCAAGATCAtatactcttcttttcttttctcctcccGCGGCTTGAAAATATGCTTTACATTGATCAATATCGGATTgagtttgttttgttgttgtaaTATCTCCTGATATTTTTCCTGTAGAAGAGTAAATAATTAGTGAAATAAAAAGACTAAATAATATTGAGCATTcaatttacaaaatgaaaaaaatatatgaaagtaaagtcaataaaattatttaaaaagttaTCTTACATGTACGATTTGGAATTTCTCAGCAACAAAAGATTTTCCATCATTACCCTATTTAACAGCTTATACAAAAGTTATTCAATTAAGAAGATAGAGCAACAAAAGCAAATGCTCAAAACTGATATGCATACTGTTGAACACCAAGAAAACTGCTCAACCTCTGTCAAAGCTTTGCCTTCAATATCTTGATCTGAACATTGGTAAGTTCTTCATATCATTTACAAGATTAATGACTTCTATAGCCTGCTACTTATCCCACTTTTCCCcctttctttttacaagatttttcaataaaattctaCCTATTTCCTTTGACATGAAGGAGGTTATCGAGGATCAAGAAAATGACCTCTTATAATTAGATTTGAAGGGAAGGTAAGAGTTTTTACTGGAGATCTCACTTGGTTTTGAAGCATTATATTTCATTATGAAGTTCAGTAGTATTTTGTGTGTTACTGTAGGATCTGACAAAAGTAGAAGCAGCTTCTCAATCATTGTGCCAGAATTTTCACTCTGGTGCATTCTCTCTAAGTAAGAGATGTAGCACAAGATATGTCTAGATTGTGCTATTACAAAATATTATTTCTCAATACAGTAGCATGAATAAATTCAATGCACCTACTTTTATGAAAGATCAACAGTGATGTTATACTTCAACCATGTCTTATTTAACTTAAGAAACCTCAATTCCGAGCAGCCAAGATACTTGCAtccaacaaaaacaaataaagatatagaAAGGTGCAATGACATGGAGAATATTGGAATAAAAAATATTAGAGAAAGAATCTTCACACAAAGTTTACAGATAAAACCAAAATATCTTCTCTTTTTAGTTCAATCTTTCATTGCAAAATTGAGGACACTTATATAAACTAACAAAGGTAAGTGCATTTTTATGCCTCATATACATAGTATAAGATTGGAATTTAAAGGCAAAGAAATAGATATATAAATGAAGAATAACATTTCTTAATCTGAAAGCACAAGCAATACACAGATCAACACCCTTGTCCTAGTACTTAGAAGAAAAAAGGTAAAATCCCCACCTCCGACTAAAAGTTAAAATGCAGTTAATGAGGAGAGACACAAAATATGAAAACAAATACACCGTATTCCCCAAAATGTACAATACTACTTAATAGATTTAGCTAATCCAGAAAACAGTACCAGTTTCATAGCTTTGCAAGCACATTTCAGTAGAattataataacaataacaagcaCCAAACAATATACCATCCTAGCACTTTCAGCAGTACAACATCAATCTAGTACTGAAGCACAAGTCTTAGCACAATTTGGCCAGAACAGGATTTTCAACAAGTGTTAAAGTTCTCATGACTCGAAGAGAACATGAAATGTGTATGCATATTAGGAGAGAGCTTCTATCGTGATTTTAAAATTTGTTAGTTTCTCCTTCAGAACTtccaaattggtttatttttctAGCTGCTCATGTCACTCATCATTTTTCAAATGCTATAATTCCTAGCACAAGCCAATCAAGCTTTAATTGAATGTCTTTTTCAACTAACAAACCAACTCCAACAAAATATGTAACTACATAATAACAGATCATGAAAAGAAGAAGTATAATAAAGGATGATACTCCTAAATCTGACAAGTGAAGGAGTGAAAGTATGTTTACCAATTAATGAACAAGCCTACATTAAAAAATTACTCAAAGATCATTAGACTCTGTACTTAAAAAAACTCATGTGACTGACTGCAAAAAGCACAAGTCCTATCCACTTACAAGTCTCTTGCGATGCTCCCCCAACATTGATAGAGCCACATGTGTGAGTCCCAGTGGCAACTCCGCTCCCATCACAAtgattttttgtatttatttctgACTTTTCAACACACTTAGGATCTTTCCAAAATCTCAACCAACTTTTCCACACATTATTTGGAAT of the Nicotiana tabacum cultivar K326 chromosome 7, ASM71507v2, whole genome shotgun sequence genome contains:
- the LOC107781057 gene encoding uncharacterized protein LOC107781057, yielding MGALKPFQLLEINIISAQDLQPISKKMKTYATVWVHPTRKLTTAVDVEGGNNPTWNDKFVFRVDEEFLRQDTSAVQIEIHCVHWFKDSLVGSVRVLVGNLIPPPPRPHHNHHHHFGMRFVALQVRRPSGRPQGILNIGVALLDSTMRSMPLYTELNKSAVGYRDLMEEEQLPQQNQKPNGDKSNKDNNNSSNSNTNNNKVATIKPILLRTKSERSERVKFDDIVSKANSSVVAVPSKVKKAYDKESSILSISLEPPPQMLVKKKGKASSVISGAELKEKSKPKGKAGSVLSDSIMSKESSIYNGPKEEKPKLKLITLELENKGKPINEKKPTNDSSTTKVVDEKSITKPKGLDASGKQDEPITVIGKPIPKYNGYEFGGPKGSGHNGKYVFGGPIKGNTHHWTDSEIGPSASEVAAAVAGKKYPLEDQKSSVLDGWSLDESTEGLRSKLERWRMELPPVYDRGHASSSYRSTGRHTHGSSGLFSCFGNIMGYECQCICGKPKRKYSTRFYSPSLGSRSWF